The following proteins come from a genomic window of Mycobacterium sp. DL:
- a CDS encoding MFS transporter, protein MSEPLSPVRPSVASAARSRVLAWALWDFGATAVNAIVVTFVFSVYLTRAVGDDLPGDTSPASWLGRALALAGLVVALLAPVTGIWVDAPARRRRALAVLTGMVVLLTASMSLIRDDHTYMWPGLVLLACTAACSELATVPYNAMLRSLSTPETSGRISGMGYALGYFGSVLALLVVYLGFISGSGDTRGLLNLPVADGQNVRAAMLLIAAWFALFALPLLISAPAADAEEPQDRVGFLGAYRRLWTEIREQWRIDRNVVYYLGASAVFRDGLAGIFTFGAILGVSVYGVSEADVLLFGVAACVVASLGAVLGGHADDWFGAKRVIVVSLTSMVIVGITLMLVSGVVAFWILGLMLCLFIGPILSSARTLMMRMAAHGKEGMAFGLYTTAGRAATFLAPWLFSLFIDIFDSDRAGMAGLVLVLALGLVAMLGVRAPHTRFRG, encoded by the coding sequence ATGAGCGAGCCGCTGTCTCCGGTCCGGCCGTCGGTGGCCTCCGCCGCACGGTCTCGCGTCCTGGCGTGGGCGCTGTGGGACTTCGGCGCGACCGCGGTGAACGCCATCGTGGTGACCTTCGTGTTCTCGGTGTATCTGACCCGGGCGGTCGGCGACGACCTGCCCGGCGACACCAGCCCCGCGAGTTGGCTGGGCCGGGCGCTGGCCCTTGCGGGGTTGGTGGTCGCGCTGCTGGCGCCGGTCACCGGCATCTGGGTGGACGCCCCTGCGCGCCGACGCCGCGCGCTCGCCGTGCTGACCGGGATGGTGGTGCTGCTGACGGCATCGATGAGCCTGATCCGTGACGACCACACCTACATGTGGCCGGGGCTGGTGCTGCTCGCCTGCACCGCGGCGTGCAGTGAGCTGGCCACGGTGCCCTACAACGCCATGCTCCGCTCACTGTCGACGCCGGAGACCTCCGGCCGGATATCGGGAATGGGATACGCGCTCGGGTATTTCGGCAGTGTCCTGGCGCTGCTCGTGGTGTACCTGGGTTTCATCTCCGGCAGCGGTGATACCCGCGGTCTGCTGAATCTGCCTGTCGCCGACGGCCAGAACGTGCGCGCGGCCATGCTCTTGATCGCGGCGTGGTTCGCGCTCTTCGCGCTTCCGCTGCTCATCTCGGCCCCCGCTGCCGACGCGGAAGAACCGCAGGATCGAGTCGGCTTCCTCGGCGCCTACCGTCGCCTGTGGACCGAGATCCGCGAGCAATGGCGCATCGACCGCAACGTCGTCTACTACCTGGGCGCCAGCGCGGTGTTCCGGGACGGGCTGGCCGGAATCTTCACGTTCGGGGCGATCCTGGGGGTCAGCGTCTACGGAGTGTCCGAGGCCGACGTGCTGCTGTTCGGTGTCGCGGCCTGCGTGGTCGCATCCCTGGGCGCCGTCCTCGGCGGTCACGCGGACGACTGGTTCGGTGCCAAACGTGTCATCGTCGTCTCACTGACGTCGATGGTCATCGTCGGCATCACCCTGATGCTGGTCTCGGGGGTGGTGGCGTTCTGGATCCTGGGGCTGATGCTGTGCCTGTTCATCGGCCCGATCCTGTCCTCGGCGCGCACGCTGATGATGCGGATGGCCGCTCACGGCAAGGAAGGCATGGCGTTCGGCCTCTACACGACCGCGGGCCGCGCCGCGACGTTCCTTGCGCCCTGGCTCTTCTCACTGTTCATCGACATCTTCGACAGCGATCGCGCCGGCATGGCCGGTCTGGTTCTCGTCCTGGCACTGGGACTGGTGGCGATGCTCGGGGTGCGGGCGCCACACACCCGCTTCCGGGGCTAG
- a CDS encoding MmpS family transport accessory protein — MTDRGRGENPGGRGRDEQWSSRAGEDPTQQFGSGYSGYSDPAYASQAPYGPPYQPPPTRPTEQLPAYSPYGYDPSATGHYGPPYPPGHSGEPPQPDGPKSPRWLWVVAAVAVLTVIGLIIALVIVNSSRQETVVAPLPSLPEPSFSTPTTTSRAPTTTSRTPSTPVLPVPTLPTAPTRTPPTVEGATDTVVYTVDGDGRAINITYVDTGGLLQTEFNVMLPWSKEVSLPQPAEGSASISIINVGREVACSITVNGVAVEQRTGAGLTICATTG, encoded by the coding sequence ATGACGGATCGCGGACGCGGGGAGAACCCGGGCGGGCGCGGACGTGACGAGCAGTGGAGCTCCCGCGCAGGTGAGGACCCTACACAGCAGTTCGGCTCCGGTTACTCCGGTTACTCCGATCCGGCGTATGCCAGCCAGGCTCCCTACGGCCCGCCTTATCAGCCACCCCCGACTCGTCCCACCGAACAGCTGCCCGCGTACTCGCCGTACGGATACGATCCGTCGGCGACGGGGCACTACGGACCGCCGTATCCGCCTGGGCACAGTGGCGAGCCACCGCAGCCCGACGGCCCGAAATCTCCCCGCTGGCTCTGGGTCGTCGCCGCGGTCGCGGTCCTGACCGTCATCGGTCTGATCATCGCGCTGGTGATCGTCAACAGCTCCCGGCAGGAGACAGTGGTCGCGCCGCTCCCCTCGCTGCCCGAGCCGAGCTTCTCCACGCCCACCACGACCTCGCGCGCACCGACCACGACATCACGGACCCCGTCGACACCTGTGCTGCCCGTACCGACGTTGCCGACTGCGCCGACCCGCACACCACCCACCGTCGAGGGCGCCACCGACACCGTCGTCTACACCGTCGACGGCGACGGGCGTGCGATCAACATCACCTATGTCGACACCGGCGGTCTGCTGCAGACCGAGTTCAACGTGATGCTGCCCTGGAGCAAGGAGGTGTCGCTGCCTCAACCCGCCGAGGGGTCCGCCAGCATCAGCATCATCAACGTCGGCCGGGAGGTGGCGTGCTCGATCACCGTGAACGGCGTTGCGGTGGAACAGCGCACCGGCGCCGGGCTGACCATCTGCGCCACGACCGGCTAG
- a CDS encoding alpha/beta fold hydrolase — translation MSPDATAFAHLVDDGGYPRAVQRFLRGWRASSSRDVELPVEGPVTRVLHSADGYWLACQVAPEGGTRSQIWVVTTDPDDRDARRIDQWPTEVEGTAELIGWDGTLVAAILTGEDGVGSSCLIDPSGGTTTVLDRRSGGRLVDAWAGASLVRVGPRGYRDLIMLRGLTEIALLPYDPGSTTDTGIILDDHSPRRLRSGPEGEILNLYQPAKEYGVNSTEGYVRALVRSENGAEHARLLEVTSTADGVSYHVLAERPGCELDEFTVSDDLSTVAILWNIHGASELQILEYADNTLHDPIPLPGMVASELSISAGGSMLAMTVEGPSTPPTVELVDPRTREWEPVDREFSRGPLSADPTLETLTARDGLTFTGWLFQPPADVETIGAMLFLHGGPEGQGRPGYNEFFPALLEAGICVFLPNVRGSGGFGRSFMHADDRERRFAAIDDVADCVRFLVDNGHAPAGRVACCGWSYGGYLTQAALAFHPDEFAAGISICGMSDLNTWYRNTEQWIAAAAYPKYGHPISDRDLLEQLSALPRAHAVSAPLLLVHGLNDTNVPPSESEQMYDALTALGRRAELLLFDDDGHEIDKRENRAVLLKAMTAWLTDAFAT, via the coding sequence ATGTCGCCGGATGCCACCGCGTTCGCCCATCTGGTCGACGACGGCGGCTATCCGCGCGCGGTGCAGAGGTTCCTGCGCGGTTGGCGGGCGAGCTCCTCGCGTGACGTCGAACTCCCGGTGGAGGGCCCGGTGACCCGCGTACTGCATTCGGCCGACGGTTACTGGTTGGCATGTCAGGTGGCGCCCGAGGGCGGGACCCGCAGTCAGATCTGGGTGGTGACAACCGATCCCGATGACCGGGACGCACGCAGAATCGATCAGTGGCCCACCGAGGTGGAAGGCACCGCCGAGTTGATCGGCTGGGACGGCACGCTGGTGGCGGCGATCCTGACCGGCGAGGACGGTGTCGGCAGTTCCTGCCTGATCGACCCGTCCGGGGGAACGACGACGGTGCTGGACCGCCGCTCCGGCGGCCGATTGGTGGACGCCTGGGCCGGAGCATCTCTGGTGCGTGTCGGTCCGCGGGGCTACCGCGATCTGATCATGTTGCGTGGACTCACCGAAATCGCACTGCTGCCCTACGATCCCGGTTCGACCACCGACACCGGAATCATCCTCGACGACCACAGCCCGCGCCGGCTGCGTTCCGGTCCGGAGGGCGAGATCCTCAATCTCTATCAGCCGGCTAAGGAATACGGCGTCAACAGCACCGAAGGTTACGTCCGGGCTCTTGTGCGCAGTGAGAACGGCGCCGAGCATGCCCGTCTGCTCGAGGTGACGTCTACCGCTGACGGCGTCTCCTACCACGTGTTGGCCGAACGGCCCGGTTGTGAGCTGGACGAGTTCACCGTCAGCGATGACCTCTCGACGGTGGCGATTCTGTGGAACATCCACGGCGCCAGCGAGTTACAGATCCTGGAATACGCGGACAACACATTGCACGACCCGATCCCCCTCCCGGGTATGGTCGCCAGCGAACTGAGTATCAGCGCGGGCGGATCGATGTTGGCCATGACGGTCGAGGGTCCGTCGACACCGCCCACGGTCGAGTTGGTCGATCCGCGAACACGTGAGTGGGAGCCGGTGGACCGGGAGTTCAGCCGGGGTCCGCTCTCGGCCGACCCCACTCTCGAGACCCTCACTGCGCGTGATGGATTGACCTTCACGGGTTGGCTCTTCCAGCCGCCGGCCGACGTCGAGACGATCGGCGCGATGCTCTTCCTCCACGGCGGGCCGGAGGGGCAGGGCAGGCCCGGTTACAACGAGTTCTTCCCGGCGCTGCTGGAAGCCGGCATCTGCGTGTTCCTGCCGAATGTGCGTGGGTCGGGCGGCTTCGGCCGCAGCTTCATGCACGCCGACGACCGTGAGCGGCGCTTCGCCGCGATCGACGACGTCGCCGACTGTGTGCGGTTCCTCGTCGACAACGGGCATGCACCGGCGGGGCGGGTGGCCTGCTGCGGATGGTCCTACGGCGGCTACCTGACCCAAGCGGCGCTGGCGTTTCACCCGGACGAGTTCGCCGCGGGAATCAGTATCTGCGGCATGAGCGATCTGAACACCTGGTACCGCAACACCGAGCAGTGGATCGCTGCCGCGGCGTATCCCAAGTACGGTCACCCGATCAGCGATCGCGACCTGCTGGAGCAGCTGTCGGCCCTTCCGCGCGCGCACGCGGTGTCCGCGCCGCTGCTGTTGGTCCACGGGCTCAACGACACGAACGTGCCGCCGAGTGAGTCCGAGCAGATGTACGACGCGCTCACCGCACTCGGACGGCGGGCCGAGTTGCTGTTGTTCGACGACGACGGCCACGAGATCGACAAGCGGGAGAACCGCGCGGTCCTGTTGAAGGCCATGACCGCCTGGCTCACCGACGCTTTCGCGACCTGA
- a CDS encoding DUF6131 family protein, which yields MIVLGAVLLILGLIFGMAILTYIGVVLLVIGAVFWILGSVGRPVGGRKAWY from the coding sequence ATGATCGTCTTGGGCGCCGTCCTACTCATCCTGGGACTCATCTTTGGTATGGCGATACTCACGTACATCGGCGTTGTTCTGCTCGTCATCGGGGCCGTCTTCTGGATCCTCGGATCCGTCGGTCGTCCGGTTGGCGGCAGGAAGGCCTGGTACTAG
- a CDS encoding TetR/AcrR family transcriptional regulator, translating into MTAQSLPQPVPQASRRSKAKSDRRDQLLNAAERLMAEHGYLAVRLEDIGAAAGVSGPAIYRHFPNKEALLVELLVGISTRLLAGATEVVGRAEDAESALEGLIDFHLDFALGESDLIRIQDRDLGNLPPAGKRQVRRKQRQYVEVWVEVLRRRDPDLTDSDARLMAHATFGLLNSTSHSVKPGITKAAEASSRTVLRAMTVAGLTSAERRGE; encoded by the coding sequence GTGACCGCGCAGAGTCTGCCGCAACCGGTCCCCCAGGCCTCGCGGCGCAGCAAGGCCAAGTCCGACCGTCGCGACCAACTGCTCAACGCCGCTGAGCGGCTGATGGCCGAGCACGGCTACCTTGCGGTACGCCTCGAGGACATCGGCGCGGCGGCAGGAGTGAGCGGACCGGCGATCTACCGTCATTTCCCCAACAAGGAAGCACTTCTGGTCGAGTTGCTGGTGGGGATCAGCACGAGGCTGTTGGCCGGTGCGACCGAGGTGGTCGGCAGGGCCGAAGATGCCGAATCGGCACTCGAGGGTTTGATCGACTTCCACCTGGACTTCGCTCTCGGCGAGTCGGACCTGATCCGCATCCAGGACCGCGACCTGGGCAATCTGCCGCCCGCCGGCAAGCGCCAGGTCCGCCGCAAACAGCGGCAGTACGTCGAGGTCTGGGTCGAGGTGCTGCGTCGGCGCGATCCCGACCTGACCGACAGCGATGCCCGTCTGATGGCTCATGCCACGTTCGGCCTGCTGAACTCCACGTCGCACAGCGTGAAACCAGGCATCACAAAAGCGGCCGAGGCCAGCTCGCGAACCGTCTTGAGAGCGATGACGGTCGCCGGGCTGACCTCGGCCGAACGACGGGGCGAATGA
- a CDS encoding carboxyl transferase domain-containing protein, whose product MAARASHRDDHVALVEQLRTKLATAALGGSERSRERHVSRGKLLPRDRVNGLLDPGSPFLELAALAADGMYDDECPGAGMIAGIGRVSGRECMIVANDATVKGGTYYPITVKKHLRAQEIAAQNQLPCLYLVDSGGAFLPRQDEVFPDREHFGRIFYNQATMSAKGIAQIAAVLGSCTAGGAYVPAMSDEAIIVRNQGTIFLGGPPLVKAATGEVVTAEELGGGDLHSKVSGVTDHLAHDDRDALQIVRRIVGTLAPRTPPPWDVTPTVDPIADQDELYDVVPVDSKVAYDVHEVISRIVDGGEFAEFKADYGTTLVTGFARIHGHPVGIIANNGVLFGESAVKGAHFIELCDKRVIPLLFLQNISGFMVGRDYEAGGIAKHGAKMVTAVACARVPKLTVVIGGSYGAGNYSMCGRAYSPRFLWMWPNARISVMGGEQAASVLATVRGEMTAEEEEAFKAPIRSQYEDQGNPYYSTARLWDDGVIDPADTRTVVGLALSVVGQAPLEPVSYGVFRM is encoded by the coding sequence ATGGCAGCGCGGGCATCACACCGTGACGATCATGTCGCGCTGGTCGAACAACTGCGCACCAAGCTCGCCACCGCGGCTCTCGGTGGTTCCGAACGCTCCCGCGAACGCCATGTGAGCAGAGGCAAGCTGCTGCCCCGCGATAGGGTCAACGGCTTGCTCGACCCCGGCAGCCCCTTCCTGGAGTTGGCTGCGCTGGCCGCCGACGGCATGTACGACGACGAGTGCCCGGGCGCCGGGATGATCGCGGGCATCGGTCGGGTATCGGGGCGCGAATGCATGATCGTGGCCAACGATGCGACCGTCAAAGGCGGAACGTACTATCCGATCACCGTCAAGAAGCACCTGCGGGCACAGGAGATCGCGGCACAGAATCAGCTGCCCTGCCTCTATCTCGTGGACTCCGGCGGCGCGTTTCTGCCCCGCCAAGACGAGGTCTTCCCCGACCGGGAGCACTTCGGTCGCATCTTCTACAACCAGGCGACCATGAGCGCCAAGGGAATTGCCCAGATCGCGGCCGTGCTCGGCTCGTGCACCGCGGGCGGGGCCTATGTCCCGGCGATGAGCGACGAGGCCATCATCGTGCGCAACCAGGGCACCATCTTCCTCGGCGGGCCACCGCTGGTGAAAGCCGCCACCGGCGAGGTGGTCACTGCAGAGGAACTCGGTGGAGGCGACCTGCATTCCAAAGTCTCCGGGGTCACCGATCATCTCGCCCACGACGATCGTGACGCCTTGCAGATCGTGCGCAGGATCGTGGGGACGTTGGCGCCGCGGACGCCGCCCCCGTGGGACGTGACACCGACGGTCGACCCGATCGCCGACCAGGACGAGCTCTACGACGTCGTGCCGGTGGACTCCAAGGTCGCCTATGACGTGCACGAGGTGATCAGCCGCATCGTCGACGGTGGCGAGTTCGCCGAGTTCAAAGCCGACTACGGCACCACACTCGTGACGGGGTTCGCACGCATCCACGGCCACCCGGTCGGCATCATCGCCAACAACGGCGTGCTGTTCGGCGAGTCGGCGGTCAAGGGCGCCCACTTCATCGAGCTGTGCGACAAGCGAGTCATCCCACTGCTGTTCCTGCAGAACATCTCCGGCTTCATGGTCGGGCGGGACTACGAGGCGGGCGGCATCGCCAAACACGGAGCCAAGATGGTCACCGCGGTGGCCTGCGCCCGCGTTCCGAAGCTGACCGTGGTCATCGGTGGCTCCTACGGCGCAGGCAACTACTCGATGTGCGGACGGGCCTACTCGCCGCGCTTCCTGTGGATGTGGCCCAACGCGCGGATCTCGGTGATGGGCGGTGAGCAGGCCGCCTCGGTGCTGGCCACCGTCCGCGGCGAGATGACCGCAGAGGAGGAAGAGGCGTTCAAAGCGCCGATTCGCTCGCAGTACGAGGATCAGGGCAATCCCTACTACTCGACGGCGCGACTCTGGGACGACGGGGTCATCGACCCTGCGGACACCAGAACGGTTGTCGGGTTGGCACTCTCGGTGGTCGGGCAGGCGCCGCTCGAACCCGTGTCCTACGGCGTCTTCAGGATGTGA
- a CDS encoding acetyl/propionyl/methylcrotonyl-CoA carboxylase subunit alpha has translation MFDTVLVANRGEIAVRVIRSLRAMGIRSVAVFSDADAGARHVAEADIAVRIGPAPARQSYLSIDALLTAIGRTGAQAVHPGYGFLSENAQFAEALDREGVVFIGPPVAAIQTMGDKISAKAAVAAFGVPVVPGISRPGLTDDDLLAGAADVGYPVLVKPSAGGGGKGMRVVHDADELPAALVSARREAASAFGDDTLFLERFVLNPRHIEVQVLADTHGTVVHLGERECSLQRRHQKVIEEAPSPLLDAATRARIGAAACDTARSVDYTGAGTVEFIVSADRPDEFFFMEMNTRLQVEHPVTEMVTGLDLVELQVRIAAGEKLPFAQDDVRMDGHAIEARVYAEDPATGFLPTGGDVIALREPCRPGIRIDSGLTRGTVVGSDYDPMLAKVIAHAGDRPTALRELDAALADTAVLGLTTNIEFLRFLLADPDVAAGRLDTGLLDRRTPDFAPLPIGDDELIAAAAYRWLQSWPAEPAGPWDVPSGWRIAGQAPTSFRLRAGDRTDHVWLSGSPEKATATVENGETRTLRVTLEDDRLAVTVDGLRTEYLVAASGGQVWLAQSGRVAMVEEVREAPVRPDDEHSGDAELTSPMPGAVVAVGVSDGDRVDAGTVVVTVEAMKMEHTLAAPVDGVVELIVRAGDQVKVGQVLARITAIEEPRP, from the coding sequence ATGTTCGACACCGTGCTGGTAGCCAACCGCGGGGAGATCGCGGTGCGTGTCATCCGCTCGTTGCGGGCGATGGGGATCCGCTCGGTCGCGGTGTTCAGCGACGCTGATGCCGGGGCGCGGCACGTGGCAGAAGCCGATATCGCCGTCCGGATCGGTCCGGCGCCGGCCCGTCAGAGCTATCTGTCGATCGACGCACTGCTGACGGCGATCGGTCGTACCGGAGCGCAGGCCGTGCACCCCGGCTACGGATTCCTCTCGGAGAACGCACAATTCGCCGAAGCCCTGGACAGGGAGGGTGTCGTGTTCATCGGGCCTCCGGTAGCGGCGATCCAGACCATGGGCGACAAGATCTCGGCCAAGGCGGCGGTGGCGGCGTTCGGGGTGCCCGTCGTCCCGGGTATCTCGCGTCCGGGTCTGACCGACGACGATCTGCTCGCCGGCGCGGCCGATGTCGGGTACCCGGTGTTGGTCAAACCGTCGGCCGGTGGCGGCGGCAAGGGCATGCGGGTGGTGCACGACGCCGACGAGCTTCCAGCGGCCCTGGTCTCGGCGCGACGTGAGGCGGCATCGGCGTTCGGCGACGACACGCTGTTCCTCGAGCGGTTTGTGCTGAACCCCCGCCACATCGAGGTTCAGGTGCTCGCCGACACCCACGGCACCGTGGTGCACCTCGGCGAACGCGAGTGCAGCCTGCAGCGCCGTCACCAGAAGGTGATCGAGGAGGCGCCCTCACCGCTGCTCGACGCCGCCACCCGGGCCCGTATCGGTGCCGCCGCGTGTGACACCGCGCGCAGCGTCGACTACACCGGCGCCGGCACCGTCGAGTTCATCGTCTCCGCCGACCGCCCCGACGAGTTCTTCTTCATGGAGATGAACACCCGTCTGCAGGTGGAACACCCGGTGACCGAGATGGTCACCGGCCTGGACCTGGTGGAACTGCAGGTGCGGATCGCGGCGGGGGAGAAGCTGCCGTTCGCCCAGGACGACGTCCGCATGGACGGCCACGCCATCGAGGCCCGGGTGTACGCCGAGGATCCCGCCACCGGGTTCCTGCCGACCGGCGGTGATGTCATCGCACTGCGGGAGCCGTGCCGGCCGGGGATCCGGATCGATTCCGGGCTGACCCGCGGCACCGTGGTGGGCAGTGACTACGACCCGATGCTCGCCAAGGTGATCGCGCACGCCGGTGACCGGCCTACTGCGTTACGCGAACTCGATGCAGCACTGGCAGACACCGCGGTCCTCGGGCTCACCACCAACATCGAGTTCCTGCGATTCCTGCTGGCCGATCCCGACGTCGCGGCCGGGCGCCTGGACACCGGGCTGCTCGATCGCCGGACACCGGACTTTGCACCGCTGCCGATCGGTGATGACGAGCTGATCGCCGCGGCGGCGTACCGATGGCTTCAGTCCTGGCCGGCGGAACCCGCCGGCCCGTGGGACGTGCCGTCGGGTTGGCGTATCGCCGGGCAGGCGCCGACGTCGTTCCGGCTCCGTGCAGGGGATCGGACCGATCACGTCTGGCTGAGCGGTTCGCCCGAGAAGGCGACCGCCACCGTCGAGAACGGCGAAACCCGGACGCTGCGAGTGACTCTGGAAGACGACCGGTTGGCGGTCACCGTCGACGGGTTACGTACCGAATACCTGGTGGCAGCCTCGGGTGGACAGGTGTGGCTGGCACAGTCCGGCCGGGTCGCGATGGTCGAGGAGGTGCGCGAAGCACCCGTGCGTCCCGACGACGAACACAGCGGCGACGCCGAACTGACCAGCCCCATGCCCGGGGCCGTGGTAGCCGTCGGGGTCTCGGACGGCGACCGCGTCGACGCCGGAACGGTGGTGGTCACCGTCGAAGCCATGAAGATGGAGCACACGCTGGCCGCACCGGTCGACGGTGTGGTGGAACTGATCGTCAGAGCGGGCGACCAGGTGAAGGTGGGTCAGGTACTGGCCCGGATAACGGCGATCGAGGAGCCACGACCATGA
- a CDS encoding acyl-CoA dehydrogenase family protein gives MTDFLATGTLPDHYEQLAKTVRDFAQSVVAPVAAKHDEEHSFPYEVVAGMADMGLFGLPFPEEYGGMGGDYFALCLALEELGKVDQSVAITLEAGVSLGAMPVYRFGNDEQKQEWLPLLASGRALGAFGLTEAGGGSDAGATKTTARMDGSSWIINGSKQFITNSGTDITKLVTVTAVTGEIDGRKEISSILVPVPTAGFTAEPAYNKVGWNASDTHPLSFDDVRVPQENLLGERGRGYANFLRILDEGRIAIAALSVGAAQGCVDESVKYAKEREAFGRKIGTNQAIAFKIARMETRAHVARAAYYDAAALMLSGKPFKKQAAIAKLVASEAAMDNARDATQIFGGYGFMNEYPVARHYRDSKILEIGEGTTEVQLMLIGRELGL, from the coding sequence ATGACCGATTTTCTCGCGACCGGGACGCTGCCCGATCACTACGAGCAACTGGCGAAAACCGTGCGGGACTTCGCGCAGAGTGTCGTCGCACCGGTGGCGGCCAAACACGACGAAGAACACTCGTTCCCCTACGAAGTGGTGGCGGGAATGGCCGATATGGGGCTGTTCGGCCTGCCGTTCCCCGAGGAGTACGGCGGAATGGGCGGCGACTACTTCGCACTCTGCCTGGCGCTGGAGGAACTCGGCAAGGTCGACCAGAGCGTCGCGATCACACTGGAGGCGGGGGTGTCGCTGGGCGCCATGCCGGTGTACCGCTTCGGCAACGACGAGCAGAAGCAGGAATGGTTGCCGCTGTTGGCCAGCGGCAGGGCGCTCGGCGCGTTCGGGTTGACCGAGGCCGGTGGGGGCAGTGATGCCGGAGCCACCAAGACGACCGCCCGGATGGACGGGTCGAGCTGGATCATTAATGGCAGCAAGCAGTTCATCACCAACTCCGGCACCGACATCACCAAGCTGGTCACGGTCACCGCGGTCACCGGCGAAATCGATGGGCGCAAGGAGATCTCGTCGATCTTGGTGCCGGTGCCGACGGCGGGTTTCACGGCCGAACCCGCGTACAACAAGGTCGGCTGGAACGCCTCGGACACCCACCCGCTGAGCTTCGACGATGTGCGGGTGCCGCAGGAGAACCTTCTCGGCGAGCGCGGTCGCGGCTACGCGAACTTCCTGCGGATCCTCGACGAAGGGCGGATCGCCATCGCCGCTCTGTCGGTCGGCGCGGCGCAGGGTTGCGTGGACGAGAGCGTCAAGTACGCCAAGGAGCGGGAGGCTTTCGGCCGCAAGATCGGGACCAATCAGGCGATCGCGTTCAAGATCGCCCGGATGGAGACCCGGGCGCACGTCGCCCGCGCGGCGTACTACGACGCGGCCGCATTGATGCTGTCGGGCAAGCCGTTCAAGAAGCAGGCGGCGATCGCCAAGCTGGTCGCCAGCGAGGCGGCGATGGACAACGCGCGCGACGCCACCCAGATCTTCGGCGGCTACGGGTTCATGAACGAGTATCCGGTGGCCCGGCACTACCGCGACAGCAAGATCCTCGAAATCGGCGAGGGTACAACCGAAGTCCAGTTGATGCTGATCGGAAGAGAGCTGGGCCTGTGA
- a CDS encoding MaoC family dehydratase: protein MTGTTKVIVQRGLWFEEFETGVLYQHRPGRTITEADNVLFTTLTMNTQALHLDAAFADALPPFNQRLVNSMFTLSTLVGLSVAQLTQGTIVGNLGFSDVAFPKPLFHGDTLYAETEITDKRESKSRPGEGIVTFAHTGRNQHGDVVATASRKTMVRKRPEGEI from the coding sequence GTGACCGGCACCACGAAGGTCATCGTCCAGCGGGGGCTGTGGTTCGAGGAGTTCGAGACCGGTGTGCTCTACCAGCACCGGCCCGGACGGACCATCACCGAGGCCGACAACGTGCTGTTCACCACCCTGACCATGAACACCCAGGCGCTGCATCTGGACGCCGCTTTCGCCGATGCACTGCCGCCGTTCAACCAGCGGCTGGTCAATTCGATGTTCACGCTCTCGACGCTGGTCGGCCTGTCGGTGGCGCAGCTGACGCAGGGAACCATCGTGGGCAATCTGGGATTCAGCGACGTGGCCTTCCCCAAGCCGCTGTTCCACGGCGACACGCTGTACGCCGAAACCGAGATCACCGACAAGCGTGAATCCAAGAGCCGGCCCGGGGAGGGCATCGTGACCTTCGCGCACACCGGCCGCAATCAGCACGGTGATGTCGTGGCTACCGCGTCCCGGAAGACGATGGTACGCAAGCGACCTGAGGGCGAGATCTGA
- a CDS encoding CoA ester lyase: protein MALGTNGPGWLFCPADRPERFDKAAKAADVVILDLEDGVAAKDRGTARKALLDTPLDPARTVVRVNPVATPDHARDLEALEATEYTTVMLAKTETAEQVASLAPLDVIVLVETPLGALAVSDTARVDNAFAVMWGAEDLFAATGGTSNRWPDGSYRDVARHVRSQSLLAAKAYGRLALDSVYLDIRDLDGLRAETDDAVAVGFDAKVAIHPTQVAVIRAGYAPTEDQIAWAREVLARASGERGVFQFEGQMVDMPVLRRAERIVALAP from the coding sequence ATGGCGTTGGGCACCAACGGTCCGGGCTGGTTGTTCTGTCCCGCCGACCGCCCTGAGCGGTTCGACAAAGCCGCCAAGGCAGCCGACGTCGTCATCCTCGATCTCGAGGACGGTGTTGCGGCCAAGGACAGAGGGACCGCGCGCAAGGCGCTGCTGGACACTCCGCTCGATCCCGCGCGAACAGTGGTCCGGGTCAATCCCGTCGCCACGCCGGACCACGCGCGCGACCTCGAGGCACTCGAGGCCACCGAGTACACCACCGTGATGCTGGCCAAGACCGAGACCGCCGAGCAGGTGGCGTCGCTGGCGCCGCTCGACGTGATCGTCCTGGTCGAGACCCCGCTCGGGGCACTGGCAGTCAGCGACACCGCGCGGGTGGACAACGCCTTCGCCGTCATGTGGGGTGCCGAGGATCTGTTCGCCGCCACCGGCGGTACCTCGAACCGCTGGCCCGACGGCAGCTATCGCGACGTCGCCCGGCACGTGCGGTCGCAGAGCCTGCTGGCCGCCAAGGCGTACGGTCGGCTGGCGCTCGACTCGGTGTACCTCGACATCAGGGATCTCGACGGTCTGCGTGCGGAGACCGACGACGCCGTGGCGGTCGGCTTCGACGCCAAAGTCGCGATCCATCCCACGCAGGTGGCCGTGATCCGTGCGGGGTATGCCCCCACTGAAGACCAGATCGCCTGGGCGCGTGAGGTTCTCGCCAGGGCGAGCGGCGAGCGCGGGGTGTTCCAGTTCGAGGGCCAGATGGTCGACATGCCGGTGCTTCGGCGCGCCGAGCGCATCGTCGCGCTGGCGCCGTAG